A genomic window from Cloacibacillus evryensis DSM 19522 includes:
- a CDS encoding UDP-N-acetylmuramoyl-L-alanyl-D-glutamate--2,6-diaminopimelate ligase has translation MAILLSGLLSELAKNSIKFETFLPDGCDPASIELGGMVCDSRKAGPGVMFAATKGDHSDAHEFTAQAVSAGAPALLCERRCAAAVPQIIIPDVRSGMGEVASVIHGYPSKKMTMFAVTGTNGKTTSAFLTRAILASAGVKAGLAGTVINDDGEKKEEAEHTTSEGADLQGLLARMVENVCGACVMEASSHSIAQGRISGISFDRIGFTNLTPEHLEYHTDMENYFSAKRALFGKYMKDDGIAAINIDDEYGMRLRRELGKRAVSYSMRMEEADFFARVLSVSEEGLAIEVKAPGLSGNKGIKLPALGGYNVMNALQALSLACAAGVPAAAAIESLEAMPQVPGRLERYRLDNGVTCVIDFAHTSDGLEKALGAVRQVCGGRLYVVFGLGGERDISRRPIVGETASRLGDYVVVTSDNPRGEDPEAIIAGIEPGVKRHATPYKLITDRREAICLALDMASAGDIVVIAGRGPETRQVFKDFSIPLVDREIMEDWCRMRGRRVL, from the coding sequence ATGGCGATACTTTTAAGCGGGCTGCTTTCGGAGCTCGCGAAAAATTCGATAAAATTTGAGACGTTCCTTCCCGACGGATGTGATCCCGCTTCGATAGAACTCGGCGGCATGGTCTGCGACAGCCGCAAGGCGGGGCCCGGCGTAATGTTTGCCGCGACGAAAGGCGATCACAGCGACGCGCATGAATTTACGGCCCAAGCCGTATCGGCGGGAGCTCCGGCGCTGCTGTGCGAACGCCGGTGCGCTGCCGCCGTTCCGCAGATAATCATCCCCGACGTCAGGTCCGGGATGGGCGAGGTCGCCTCCGTGATACACGGATATCCGTCGAAAAAGATGACGATGTTCGCGGTGACCGGTACCAATGGAAAGACGACCTCGGCCTTTCTGACGCGGGCGATCCTGGCTTCCGCGGGCGTGAAGGCGGGACTTGCCGGGACCGTGATCAATGACGACGGCGAAAAAAAGGAAGAGGCCGAGCATACGACCTCCGAAGGGGCGGATCTGCAGGGCCTGCTGGCGAGAATGGTCGAAAACGTATGCGGCGCCTGCGTGATGGAGGCCTCTTCTCATTCGATCGCCCAGGGGCGTATCAGCGGCATTTCTTTCGACAGGATCGGATTTACAAACCTGACCCCAGAGCACCTTGAGTACCACACGGATATGGAAAATTATTTTTCCGCGAAGAGGGCTTTATTCGGTAAATATATGAAAGACGACGGCATCGCCGCGATAAATATCGATGACGAGTATGGAATGAGGCTCCGGCGTGAGTTGGGCAAAAGGGCCGTCTCGTACAGTATGCGGATGGAAGAGGCCGATTTTTTCGCCAGAGTGCTGAGCGTCTCCGAAGAGGGGCTCGCAATAGAGGTGAAAGCTCCGGGCTTGTCCGGTAATAAAGGCATAAAGCTGCCAGCCCTTGGAGGCTATAACGTTATGAACGCGCTGCAGGCGCTCTCCCTTGCCTGCGCAGCCGGTGTCCCGGCCGCGGCCGCGATCGAGTCCCTTGAGGCGATGCCGCAGGTCCCCGGGAGGCTTGAACGCTATCGGCTCGATAACGGCGTGACCTGCGTCATAGATTTCGCCCACACGTCAGACGGCCTTGAAAAGGCGCTGGGCGCGGTGAGGCAGGTCTGCGGCGGGAGGCTTTACGTCGTTTTCGGCCTTGGCGGAGAGCGCGACATATCCAGACGTCCGATAGTTGGGGAGACGGCGTCGAGGCTCGGCGACTATGTGGTGGTGACTTCGGACAATCCAAGGGGCGAAGATCCGGAAGCGATCATCGCGGGTATAGAGCCCGGGGTGAAGAGGCACGCCACGCCCTATAAGCTTATAACGGACAGGAGAGAGGCCATCTGCCTGGCGCTCGACATGGCGTCGGCCGGCGACATCGTCGTGATCGCGGGACGCGGTCCGGAAACGCGTCAGGTATTCAAAGATTTCTCTATACCGCTTGTCGACAGAGAAATAATGGAGGACTGGTGCCGGATGAGAGGAAGGAGAGTTCTATGA